A region of the Candidatus Poribacteria bacterium genome:
AGCGGATGCGGGATACACACGAACCGAGTTCGATTCTCTTAGAAGACTGGTACATTGAGCATGTACTACTGAATCGGGAACTCGCTGGCGCATTGCGTTCACTGCTGGGTAAAAACGTCGGGTTACCCGTATTGGTAAGCAACCACCGCGTGGAATGTCCCATGCCTGCACAGGGATGGCATCACGATGCCGATCACGTCTTCGGACCTGAAACTAATTTCGTTGAGGTTTTCTATTTTCCGCAAGATACGCCGATGGAACTCGGACCGACAGAACTTCTGCCGGGTTCGCACATCCATTCCACAAGTCGAGACATCGCCGAGAAAGGCGTTTCAAGCGAGGGCCCCGCAGGTTCTTTCGTTATCCACTCGCAAAGTATTCTTCATCGTCGTGGTGCATCGACTGCGGAAGGGTTACGCCACATGCTAAAATATAGTTATTGGCGGACAACACCACCGACACGGGATTGGAAAGAAGAACCTGATTTCGATTTTCAAATGGCGGAGTATGGTGGACACGGCGTTGCGAGATACGTGGCACATACCTTCTATTGGTTATGCGGCAAAGGTGATGCGTTCCGTCTTATCGGTGGGCAGGCGTGGCCTTGGTCGAGTGTGAATCAAATTGGACCCTCTTACGGTTTCGGACACAAAGAGGGGTATCTCCCGAACTGGCGGAAGGACAATCCGGATGATTATGCGGTGCCATAATACGCGAGGGTAGGCACAAGACCTAGGGGAAACACCCAAGCAAAAACCCCTACAATGGAATATGCATCATCTCTCGGAGATAACAAGGACCTGGTTCGTTTTAACGTTTTGTAAGGTTTGGACTTTGCCACAGGTCCACCGTACCGTCAGCGTATCCACCGATGCCGCGGTGCCTAATCCGAAATGTAAACGGAGATCGTTCTGGCTGAGGTAGCCTGAACCACTTTTGACCTCACGGATCTGTGTCAAGTCCCCAGAAACAACCGTCACCCGTGCGCCAATGGCATCCCGGTTGCAATGTGTGCCGACAAGTTTGACCCGCAACCACTGCGCCGTGTTGCCTCCATCGTTTCGCAAGACGGTCGGTGAATCCTTTAAGTTAGAAACGACGATATCTATATCGCCGTCGTTATCAATATCACCGAACGCTGCGCCTCGGCTCACTTTCTGGGTCGCTATTGCCGCATCGATGGGCTCCGAAAAATTGACTCCCCGGTTATTGAGAAAAAGTTGATTCGGCTGGGAGTATGTGCCTATTGGATCAATCTCAGCGATATTGTCGTCAAGGTGACCATTCGCAATAAACAGGTCCAACCAACCGTCGTTGTTAAAATCGACGAAATCGACACCCCATGCCAAATAGGGGAGGCTTCTTTCGCCGACCCCTCTGGCGAAACTATCTTCCGTGAAAAAACCGCTCTGGGCATTGTGATAGAGGCTATTCGTCTGGTCCTGAAAATTTGTGATGACAATATCAAGATAGCCGTCGTTGTCAAAATCGCCGAGGTTCGCGCCCATTCCGCTATAAGTGCGTCCTTCTTCGCTCAGCGCAACGCCTGAGAAAAGCGCGTCTTCTGTCATCTCAATGCTGTTCGGATTGTTACGGTAGAGGAGGTTGGGTGTGGTATCGTTGGCAACGAAGATATCCACGTCTCCGTCGTTATCCACATCCCCACAGACGACCCCTAACCCTTTGCCCCGTGCCTCACTTATCC
Encoded here:
- a CDS encoding phytanoyl-CoA dioxygenase family protein; the encoded protein is MKYDATNRTFDCEPTLTDTEVLQYCRDGYLQLQGVVPDEINQRTCDYLNGDLPINPCFIPKGMTHADLERMRDTHEPSSILLEDWYIEHVLLNRELAGALRSLLGKNVGLPVLVSNHRVECPMPAQGWHHDADHVFGPETNFVEVFYFPQDTPMELGPTELLPGSHIHSTSRDIAEKGVSSEGPAGSFVIHSQSILHRRGASTAEGLRHMLKYSYWRTTPPTRDWKEEPDFDFQMAEYGGHGVARYVAHTFYWLCGKGDAFRLIGGQAWPWSSVNQIGPSYGFGHKEGYLPNWRKDNPDDYAVP
- a CDS encoding CRTAC1 family protein, producing MRYKKLTGQAMRLLLVAFIFSLLNGQPASSEADAIGFTDITTELGIAFRHANGESGQKYFIEPIGSGVALFDFDNDADLDLYFVNGSDLPGMASPTLPTNRLYRNDGDTFTDVTTQAAVGDTGYGLGCCVGDYNNDGFTDLYITNYGVNVLYRNNGDGTFTDVTAATGVGGDQFSSGCAFVDIDVDGDLDLYVVNYVQFDPETNPICTRQGIQTYCTPEALPGVSDVLYLNNDDGTFTDVSEKTGISEARGKGLGVVCGDVDNDGDVDIFVANDTTPNLLYRNNPNSIEMTEDALFSGVALSEEGRTYSGMGANLGDFDNDGYLDIVITNFQDQTNSLYHNAQSGFFTEDSFARGVGERSLPYLAWGVDFVDFNNDGWLDLFIANGHLDDNIAEIDPIGTYSQPNQLFLNNRGVNFSEPIDAAIATQKVSRGAAFGDIDNDGDIDIVVSNLKDSPTVLRNDGGNTAQWLRVKLVGTHCNRDAIGARVTVVSGDLTQIREVKSGSGYLSQNDLRLHFGLGTAASVDTLTVRWTCGKVQTLQNVKTNQVLVISER